In one Roseburia intestinalis L1-82 genomic region, the following are encoded:
- the pelF gene encoding GT4 family glycosyltransferase PelF, with protein MKVCIVAEGCYPYVVGGVSSWINSMIKAFPDIEFVVLAIVANRSYRGKFVYELPENVSEVYELYLEDYDWVEQEKNKKLHLRQNEYEALRSLLLNRNVEWDTLFTLFEKKNFSLNALLMGEDFLNAVRECYQLRYPQVVFSDFLWTMRSIYLPLFLTLKMELPEADLYHCVATGYAGVIGSMAKKRYGCGLMVSEHGIYTREREEELIRAKWVGGIYKNIWIEQFKKMSLLAYRYADQVTCLYKHAMELQIELGCPAEKIKITPNGIDDQRFVRCLEEERKEDDTINIGAVLRIAPIKDVKTMIRAFAYAKKEAPKLALWIMGPSDEEKEYAKECFELVDLLGVEDVIFTGKVDVTEYLGKMDMTILTSISEGQPLTILESFAAKKPVIATDVGNCRGLIYGEGDSFGEAGIITHIMNVEEIAAAMVDLACHREKRIGMGKNGYRRLKSRYLVEDMKETYRQIYRQFEDEGRVQGKKGDV; from the coding sequence ATGAAAGTATGTATTGTAGCAGAGGGATGTTATCCTTATGTGGTGGGCGGTGTTTCCAGTTGGATCAACAGTATGATAAAAGCTTTTCCCGACATAGAATTCGTGGTGCTTGCGATTGTAGCAAACCGTTCATACAGAGGAAAATTTGTTTATGAACTGCCGGAAAATGTGTCGGAAGTTTATGAGCTTTATCTGGAAGATTATGACTGGGTAGAGCAGGAAAAAAATAAAAAACTGCATCTGCGTCAGAATGAATATGAGGCACTGCGGTCATTACTTTTAAACCGGAATGTTGAGTGGGATACGTTGTTTACGTTGTTTGAAAAGAAAAATTTTTCATTGAACGCGCTTTTGATGGGAGAAGATTTTTTAAATGCTGTGCGGGAATGTTATCAGCTCAGATATCCACAGGTTGTTTTTTCTGATTTCCTCTGGACCATGCGTTCCATTTATCTGCCACTGTTTCTGACCTTGAAAATGGAACTGCCCGAGGCGGATCTTTATCACTGTGTTGCGACCGGATATGCGGGAGTGATCGGAAGCATGGCAAAAAAAAGATATGGATGCGGACTAATGGTTTCGGAGCATGGAATTTATACCAGGGAGCGGGAGGAGGAGCTGATCCGTGCAAAGTGGGTAGGCGGTATCTATAAAAATATCTGGATCGAACAGTTTAAAAAAATGTCCCTGCTCGCATACCGGTATGCAGATCAGGTAACCTGTCTTTACAAGCATGCCATGGAACTTCAGATCGAACTCGGATGTCCGGCAGAAAAAATAAAGATCACACCGAACGGTATTGATGATCAGAGATTTGTCAGATGTCTTGAAGAAGAGAGAAAAGAAGATGACACCATCAATATCGGAGCGGTGTTAAGAATTGCGCCGATCAAGGATGTCAAAACGATGATAAGAGCCTTTGCTTATGCCAAGAAAGAGGCACCAAAACTCGCATTGTGGATCATGGGACCATCCGATGAGGAAAAAGAATATGCCAAAGAATGTTTTGAACTGGTGGATCTTCTTGGCGTGGAGGATGTGATCTTTACCGGAAAAGTCGATGTGACAGAATATCTTGGGAAGATGGATATGACCATACTCACAAGCATCAGTGAGGGACAGCCACTGACGATCTTAGAGAGTTTTGCGGCAAAAAAACCGGTGATTGCAACGGATGTAGGCAACTGCAGGGGGCTGATCTACGGGGAAGGCGATTCATTTGGGGAAGCCGGGATCATTACACATATCATGAATGTGGAGGAGATTGCGGCAGCGATGGTAGATCTGGCATGCCACAGAGAAAAGAGGATTGGCATGGGAAAAAACGGATACCGGAGACTAAAGAGCCGGTATCTTGTGGAGGATATGAAAGAAACATACCGGCAGATTTACCGGCAATTTGAGGATGAAGGCAGAGTGCAGGGAAAGAAAGGGGATGTGTGA
- a CDS encoding DUF2194 domain-containing protein, translating to MVSRRNFAAITIMLMILLFMFQFTGVMKDKLSKYGINEYKESATTELTKQNMYLASGQNIQKTAGVLYIGNSEAVKNTVKWWCTYSKREFQTADSFDGIVSEDSRLPDIWVLDGTCLNTRDNIKAVSDAAEKGVNVIVSGLPDAEEIEKNDRLRKLLGIRYVEQNEVTLDGIHLFEGFLLGGEVIYQAKDEEEEKNKDMDLKIPWYVTGEGTKSYMVGILSDVRPDSGRQPAIIWRNGLENACVFCINGNYLKDNSGIGILDAMMAESYSFEIYPVINAQNLVIANYPGFASENEDKMEKIYSQSQKALFREIIWPSLVAIERKIDAKLTCMMTPQFDYGDENEPREGEVAYYLKLLKEEYGEAGLSSGNVSGTGLSEKMEKDETFWKKEAPDYCFQSLYLQNEDELGDALECEELDGIRTIVTRESQTSDEPIVSFAGEEVTLQRATGDGVNHTFMDDFRQRCIQTALGYSNTVWDLLAAAYPEKKDDAWEILSKEAASNICTYQKPFTAFDETTISKSDQRIRRFLALSYSAESEDNMISLHVDGLEEEAWFLLHTGTREAEDIQGGSFSVVEDGVYLICAEEDEVKIRLSEEEEKQLFYYED from the coding sequence ATGGTATCCCGAAGAAATTTTGCTGCAATCACGATCATGTTAATGATTTTACTGTTTATGTTTCAATTTACGGGTGTGATGAAGGATAAATTAAGTAAATATGGGATCAATGAATACAAGGAAAGTGCCACAACGGAACTGACAAAACAGAATATGTATCTGGCATCCGGGCAGAATATACAGAAAACAGCAGGTGTGCTGTATATTGGAAACAGTGAGGCAGTAAAGAATACCGTAAAATGGTGGTGTACATATAGCAAACGTGAATTTCAGACAGCGGACTCTTTTGATGGTATCGTGTCGGAAGACAGCAGGCTGCCGGATATTTGGGTTTTAGATGGAACCTGTCTGAATACCAGGGATAATATAAAGGCGGTCAGTGATGCAGCCGAAAAGGGAGTAAATGTTATAGTTTCAGGACTGCCGGATGCAGAGGAAATTGAGAAGAACGACCGTTTGAGAAAGCTGCTTGGAATCCGATATGTGGAACAGAATGAAGTGACACTTGACGGCATACACTTATTTGAAGGATTTCTGCTCGGCGGGGAAGTGATCTATCAGGCAAAAGATGAGGAAGAAGAGAAAAATAAGGATATGGATCTTAAAATTCCATGGTATGTGACGGGGGAGGGCACAAAAAGTTATATGGTCGGAATACTCTCAGATGTTCGGCCGGACAGCGGAAGACAGCCTGCCATTATATGGAGAAACGGACTGGAAAATGCCTGTGTGTTTTGCATTAATGGAAATTATTTAAAGGATAATTCCGGTATTGGCATTCTGGATGCAATGATGGCAGAATCGTATTCGTTTGAGATTTATCCGGTGATCAATGCACAGAATCTTGTGATTGCAAATTATCCTGGATTTGCGTCGGAAAATGAAGATAAAATGGAAAAAATATACAGTCAGTCACAAAAGGCATTATTTCGAGAAATCATCTGGCCGTCGCTGGTCGCAATTGAACGAAAGATCGATGCAAAACTGACCTGTATGATGACACCGCAGTTTGATTATGGAGATGAAAATGAGCCACGGGAGGGAGAAGTGGCATATTATCTGAAATTATTGAAAGAAGAATACGGGGAGGCAGGACTTTCATCCGGCAATGTATCTGGAACCGGGCTGTCGGAAAAAATGGAGAAAGACGAAACGTTTTGGAAAAAAGAGGCACCAGATTATTGTTTTCAGTCATTATACCTGCAAAATGAAGACGAACTGGGGGATGCTTTGGAATGCGAGGAACTTGATGGAATAAGGACGATTGTAACCAGGGAATCACAGACCAGCGACGAACCGATCGTTTCCTTTGCAGGGGAAGAGGTGACACTGCAGCGTGCTACCGGAGATGGTGTGAATCATACATTTATGGATGATTTCAGACAGAGATGTATCCAGACCGCATTGGGGTATTCGAATACGGTATGGGATCTGCTTGCAGCAGCATATCCGGAGAAAAAGGATGATGCGTGGGAGATCCTTTCGAAGGAAGCAGCGTCTAATATCTGTACTTATCAGAAACCGTTTACGGCATTTGATGAGACAACGATCTCAAAGAGCGATCAGAGGATAAGGAGATTTCTGGCACTTTCTTATTCAGCAGAATCTGAAGATAATATGATTTCCCTGCATGTTGACGGATTAGAAGAGGAAGCGTGGTTTTTACTGCATACGGGAACACGCGAAGCAGAGGATATACAGGGAGGAAGTTTTTCTGTAGTGGAGGATGGTGTTTACCTGATCTGTGCAGAAGAGGATGAGGTAAAAATCCGGTTGAGTGAGGAAGAAGAAAAGCAATTGTTTTATTACGAGGATTGA
- a CDS encoding NAD-dependent epimerase/dehydratase family protein, with translation MNILLVGNAGNFMRLMINRLNKEGHRVFVLTEEPKKGYSLKKVFEVYHFSYEDACVREVLESIMPQVVVFLGAYDHNFSWNRVENTAASYAAGLTNILMNYTALKKGRFVYLSSESVFGGGSAQFMTEDDPTGAYSKKGQAIAIGEDICKNYARMGNDVVILRLDHLYGEIRKKEDTDTICADMCLEAVQTGEIIASQNEKIMLLHEADAVEFIYQIMVAKDHKHTLYQLSSGEKMSRYELAQAVAAGMENEVSIVEEENKKYREVMLSGKRYDEEFGSRVLHHAETDVEKIAAYFSRHVSEFTDAGQKKGYLFRRLGSRTKEIITNLIPFMENLICFIPFFMLNNRAVGSEYFQNIDFYLLYVLLFALVYGQQQATFSALLAVAGYCFRQMYHRSGFDVMLDYNTYVWIAQLLILGLAVGYLRDQLRAMREEQRHEVSYLTKQLDDISDINVSNVRVKEILANQIVNQNDSFGKLYEITSSLEQYEPCEVLFYAAEVLAKLMGSKDVAIYTVANRSYARLFSATSEKARSLGNSINYSEMDAMYTVLAGKKVYINKNMDERYPLMANAIYSEDEMQLILMIWGIPWERMTLGQANMLTVIGYLIQNAVVRANRYISALEQQRYIKGTNILEPEAFLALVKAYLNARDKGLTQCALLSVDTKENDRDEVGKRLIKLLRQSDYVGELEGGKMYALLANTSAKDATMVRERFEKEGVSCQIQEDVFV, from the coding sequence ATGAATATATTGCTAGTTGGGAATGCCGGCAATTTTATGCGGCTTATGATCAACAGACTGAATAAGGAAGGACACAGGGTCTTTGTGCTGACAGAAGAACCAAAGAAGGGATACAGCCTGAAGAAAGTATTTGAAGTGTATCATTTTTCGTATGAGGATGCCTGTGTGCGGGAGGTATTAGAGAGTATTATGCCACAGGTAGTAGTTTTTCTGGGGGCATATGACCATAATTTTTCCTGGAACAGGGTGGAAAACACAGCGGCGTCCTATGCAGCGGGACTTACGAATATACTGATGAATTATACCGCTTTAAAGAAAGGCAGGTTTGTCTATCTTTCTTCGGAGAGTGTTTTTGGCGGTGGAAGCGCACAGTTTATGACAGAGGATGATCCTACCGGGGCATACAGCAAGAAAGGCCAGGCGATCGCTATCGGAGAAGATATCTGTAAAAATTATGCAAGGATGGGGAATGATGTTGTGATTCTCCGCCTCGATCATTTGTATGGGGAAATACGAAAGAAAGAGGATACAGATACGATCTGTGCGGATATGTGCCTCGAAGCAGTCCAGACCGGAGAGATCATTGCGTCGCAGAATGAAAAAATAATGCTTCTGCATGAGGCGGATGCGGTGGAGTTTATCTACCAGATAATGGTGGCAAAAGACCATAAACATACCCTCTATCAGTTATCTTCCGGGGAGAAAATGTCACGGTATGAGCTTGCCCAGGCTGTTGCCGCAGGAATGGAGAATGAGGTCAGTATCGTAGAAGAGGAAAACAAAAAATACCGGGAAGTTATGCTTTCCGGTAAAAGATACGATGAAGAATTTGGAAGCCGTGTGCTTCATCATGCAGAAACAGATGTGGAAAAGATTGCGGCTTATTTCAGCAGACATGTATCTGAATTTACAGATGCAGGGCAGAAAAAGGGATATCTGTTTCGAAGATTAGGCAGCAGGACAAAAGAAATCATAACGAATCTGATTCCTTTTATGGAAAACCTGATTTGTTTTATTCCGTTTTTCATGTTGAATAACCGTGCAGTCGGAAGTGAATACTTTCAGAATATTGATTTTTATCTTCTGTATGTGCTGTTGTTTGCACTTGTATACGGGCAGCAGCAGGCAACATTTTCTGCATTGCTTGCCGTGGCAGGGTACTGTTTCCGGCAGATGTACCACAGAAGCGGATTTGATGTTATGCTTGACTATAATACCTATGTCTGGATCGCGCAGCTTTTGATCTTAGGTCTGGCAGTGGGATATCTGAGAGACCAGCTTCGTGCAATGAGGGAGGAACAGCGGCATGAAGTATCATACTTAACCAAGCAGTTAGATGATATTTCGGATATCAATGTCAGCAATGTCAGGGTAAAAGAAATTCTCGCAAACCAGATCGTAAACCAGAATGACAGTTTTGGAAAATTATATGAGATCACATCCAGTTTAGAGCAGTATGAACCCTGTGAGGTACTTTTTTATGCGGCGGAAGTACTTGCAAAACTGATGGGAAGCAAAGATGTGGCAATCTATACGGTGGCAAACCGTTCCTATGCACGTCTTTTTTCTGCAACATCGGAGAAAGCACGCAGCCTCGGTAATTCAATCAATTACAGCGAAATGGATGCCATGTATACGGTGCTTGCCGGGAAGAAAGTTTATATTAATAAAAATATGGATGAAAGATATCCGCTTATGGCAAATGCCATTTATTCGGAAGATGAGATGCAGCTGATTCTGATGATCTGGGGAATTCCGTGGGAGCGGATGACGTTAGGACAGGCGAATATGCTGACGGTTATCGGTTATCTGATTCAGAATGCGGTGGTGCGTGCAAACCGTTATATTTCTGCCTTAGAGCAGCAGCGTTACATAAAAGGAACGAATATATTAGAACCGGAAGCCTTTTTAGCACTTGTAAAGGCATATTTAAATGCGCGTGATAAAGGATTGACACAGTGTGCACTGCTTTCCGTGGATACAAAGGAAAATGACCGTGATGAGGTCGGGAAAAGGCTTATCAAACTCCTTAGACAAAGCGATTATGTCGGTGAACTTGAAGGTGGAAAAATGTATGCGCTTCTTGCAAATACCAGTGCAAAAGATGCGACCATGGTAAGAGAAAGATTTGAAAAAGAGGGTGTGTCCTGCCAGATACAGGAGGATGTATTTGTATGA
- a CDS encoding glycosyltransferase encodes MKKKILFVINTLGGAGAEMALLELLEKLEKENEKTKDVQYEISLYVLMGQGELVKKLPKEVLLKNKSYQPLSVLQKEGRYFMYRTILKTMFVRGTVFCLLPYLLSSLADMLKRRKVLPDKLLWRVLSDGGERFAEEYDLAVAYLEGGSAYYVADHVRAKKKAAFIHIDYTKAGYTRKLDRDCYLKYDAIFPIGEDVKQQFLKVYPECAGRTKVFHNIIDTEKIKTKASLPGGFSDDFDGIRLLTVGRLTEQKSYPTAIRAMKKIKEKHKNVRWYVLGEGPERKRLEHLIDSLGLQEDFILSGSVENPYPYYKSADIYVHATGFEGKSIAIQEAQTLGLPIIASESNREQIENGVDGILCRLEPEAVSEAVCRMMEDEKLRNRYREASLKKNVVYEKDMELLTGLLFR; translated from the coding sequence ATGAAAAAGAAAATATTGTTCGTGATTAATACATTAGGCGGAGCCGGTGCGGAGATGGCACTTTTAGAACTGCTTGAAAAACTGGAAAAGGAAAATGAAAAGACAAAAGATGTGCAGTATGAGATCTCTCTTTATGTTCTGATGGGGCAGGGGGAACTGGTGAAAAAACTGCCCAAAGAGGTCCTGCTGAAAAATAAATCTTATCAGCCTCTGTCGGTTTTGCAGAAAGAGGGAAGATATTTTATGTATAGGACGATTTTAAAGACCATGTTCGTCCGGGGTACCGTATTCTGTCTGCTGCCATATCTTTTGTCATCACTTGCGGATATGTTAAAACGGCGGAAGGTGCTGCCGGATAAGCTGCTCTGGCGTGTGCTCTCCGATGGAGGAGAACGTTTTGCGGAAGAATATGATCTTGCAGTTGCCTATTTAGAGGGTGGATCTGCATATTACGTTGCAGATCATGTCCGTGCAAAGAAAAAGGCGGCATTCATACATATTGATTACACAAAGGCAGGCTATACCAGAAAGTTAGACCGTGACTGCTATCTGAAATACGACGCCATTTTCCCAATCGGGGAGGATGTAAAGCAGCAGTTTTTAAAAGTCTACCCGGAATGTGCCGGCCGGACAAAGGTTTTTCATAATATTATCGATACAGAGAAAATAAAAACAAAAGCATCGCTGCCCGGCGGATTTTCTGATGATTTTGATGGCATCAGGCTTCTTACAGTCGGCCGGCTGACGGAACAGAAATCTTACCCGACAGCAATCAGGGCGATGAAAAAAATCAAGGAGAAACATAAAAATGTCCGCTGGTATGTTCTCGGAGAAGGACCGGAACGAAAGAGACTCGAACATCTGATCGATTCTTTGGGATTACAGGAGGATTTTATTCTGTCAGGTTCTGTGGAAAATCCGTATCCGTATTACAAAAGTGCAGATATCTATGTACATGCGACCGGATTTGAAGGAAAAAGTATTGCAATACAGGAGGCACAGACGCTTGGACTTCCAATCATTGCATCGGAGAGTAACCGGGAACAGATCGAAAATGGCGTGGATGGTATTTTATGCAGATTAGAACCGGAAGCGGTTAGTGAAGCTGTATGCAGGATGATGGAAGATGAGAAACTGAGAAACCGGTATCGGGAGGCATCTCTTAAGAAAAATGTTGTCTATGAGAAAGATATGGAGCTGCTTACCGGTTTACTGTTTCGCTGA
- a CDS encoding amino acid ABC transporter permease, translating to MKVLTVLQFISIFTIYTGLFIAVPALLLHRRLKDEIFSVRFFFYIVLGHFYLINLVLFLQLLHISGRFTLILGSALPVVISLVHTKRVSPKKIGHIIGNRTSHVIRETLGIKLLLLEIVQWIGRKIKKLCGRMCGLIIRHFADGVLFVVFTATVLVMYGTNMINTYGYCASDIPVHNYWINAMGQNDVFVAGIYPFGFHCVIYYIHTVTGIETYVLLRLFYVVQVLYIHYALLAFLKACCRTSYCAWGAVFVYVLAAFFNRNTYSRYYSSLPQEFGMIFILPGIYFMYAFLKQRKIEVNQCNKERNAAGLKTWKCKSTRYLMGFIAGFGLTLIVHFYDTMVAGLFCIGIAGGYLLRIFKKEYFFRVLATGLLSIFLAVLPMGIAFLQGTPLQGSLGWGLNVINGSNNTGAEEEDEADIPGSEKEEINTNTQSVTDQSMTESTDTAGSITDQTMSENGVENAQMTEGTQVKTTRFGMLVEKIRFRITDITQNGLDYLWTGVHNVVMLQASVPWMLFIFGCEGFCLIGGLLFTLIGKHDYGSMLMSAGFGLLLLMMFLSAWRFGLPHIMDASRCSIYVAYMIPVAIGLGMDGMVTLVFGFFKRNIWMNLVSLMTSAALAATLVNGNQIRTPSILTALQSNAAITCLANIKRENEKYKYTICSANDELRMMEDYARHEETITFLRSMEGDAVNGNLTLPTDRVYFFIEKIPLDYTVAYEGSGQLISEEGAKKPLPTAGDISVYEGENRWIVMSRMYYWAQAFMELYGKEIQVYYETDDFICYVVEQNTYSLYDFSIDYGYN from the coding sequence ATGAAAGTCCTGACTGTGTTACAGTTTATCAGCATTTTCACAATTTATACGGGACTTTTTATCGCAGTTCCGGCACTGCTTCTGCACCGCAGGTTAAAAGATGAAATATTTAGTGTACGGTTTTTCTTTTATATCGTATTAGGTCATTTCTATCTGATCAATCTGGTATTATTTCTTCAGCTGCTTCATATTTCAGGCAGATTTACGCTGATTTTGGGCAGTGCACTTCCAGTCGTTATATCCTTGGTACATACGAAAAGAGTTTCACCTAAAAAAATCGGACATATCATAGGAAACAGAACATCCCATGTGATCCGGGAGACGCTTGGCATTAAATTACTTCTTCTGGAGATTGTACAGTGGATTGGCAGAAAAATTAAGAAACTGTGTGGCAGAATGTGTGGGCTGATCATCAGGCATTTTGCAGATGGAGTGCTGTTTGTTGTATTTACTGCAACGGTTCTGGTAATGTATGGAACCAATATGATAAATACATACGGTTATTGTGCATCCGATATACCGGTACACAATTACTGGATCAATGCGATGGGGCAGAATGATGTGTTTGTAGCTGGAATTTATCCATTTGGATTCCACTGCGTAATTTATTATATCCATACGGTAACAGGGATTGAAACGTATGTGCTGCTCCGGCTTTTTTATGTGGTGCAGGTCTTATATATCCATTATGCACTTCTGGCATTTTTGAAAGCGTGCTGCAGGACATCGTATTGCGCATGGGGAGCTGTATTTGTCTATGTACTTGCTGCATTTTTTAACAGGAATACTTACTCGCGTTATTACAGTTCGCTGCCTCAGGAATTTGGCATGATATTTATCCTGCCCGGCATTTATTTTATGTATGCCTTTTTAAAACAGCGGAAGATAGAAGTGAATCAATGCAACAAGGAAAGAAATGCTGCCGGATTAAAAACCTGGAAATGCAAAAGTACCCGTTATCTTATGGGATTTATTGCAGGATTTGGACTTACGCTGATCGTACATTTTTATGATACTATGGTAGCAGGGTTGTTTTGTATCGGTATTGCAGGAGGATACCTGTTGCGTATTTTCAAAAAGGAGTATTTTTTCAGGGTTCTTGCGACTGGTCTTTTAAGTATCTTCTTGGCAGTGCTTCCGATGGGAATTGCCTTTTTACAGGGTACGCCTTTACAGGGATCGCTGGGCTGGGGACTCAATGTAATTAATGGCAGCAATAATACGGGTGCTGAGGAGGAAGATGAAGCAGATATCCCTGGCAGTGAAAAGGAAGAAATAAATACAAATACACAGAGTGTGACGGATCAGAGCATGACGGAAAGTACGGATACTGCCGGGAGCATAACGGATCAGACAATGTCAGAAAATGGTGTGGAAAATGCACAGATGACAGAAGGGACGCAGGTAAAAACAACAAGGTTTGGTATGCTGGTGGAAAAGATACGTTTCCGGATTACGGATATTACCCAAAACGGATTGGATTATCTGTGGACAGGAGTGCACAATGTTGTAATGCTTCAGGCAAGCGTGCCATGGATGTTGTTTATTTTTGGGTGCGAGGGATTCTGCCTGATCGGTGGACTATTGTTTACGCTCATTGGAAAACATGATTATGGATCAATGCTGATGTCCGCAGGATTTGGTCTGCTGCTTTTGATGATGTTTCTTTCTGCATGGCGTTTTGGACTGCCACATATCATGGATGCAAGCCGGTGCAGTATCTACGTCGCTTATATGATACCGGTAGCGATAGGACTTGGAATGGACGGTATGGTAACATTGGTCTTTGGATTTTTTAAGCGGAATATCTGGATGAATCTTGTTTCACTGATGACGTCAGCGGCACTTGCTGCGACACTTGTCAATGGAAATCAGATCCGTACGCCGTCAATATTGACGGCACTGCAGTCGAATGCGGCGATTACCTGTCTGGCAAATATAAAGCGGGAGAACGAAAAGTATAAATATACAATCTGTTCTGCGAATGATGAACTGCGAATGATGGAAGATTATGCACGTCATGAGGAAACAATTACATTTTTACGGAGTATGGAAGGAGATGCGGTCAATGGAAATCTGACGCTGCCGACAGACCGCGTATATTTCTTTATTGAGAAGATACCACTTGATTATACCGTGGCATATGAGGGAAGCGGACAGCTCATTTCAGAAGAAGGAGCAAAAAAACCGCTGCCAACAGCAGGAGATATTTCGGTTTATGAAGGTGAAAACCGATGGATCGTAATGTCAAGAATGTATTACTGGGCACAGGCATTTATGGAACTGTATGGAAAAGAAATACAGGTGTATTATGAAACAGATGATTTTATCTGCTATGTGGTAGAACAGAATACCTACAGTTTATATGATTTTTCAATCGATTATGGATATAATTGA
- the pelG gene encoding exopolysaccharide Pel transporter PelG, which produces MAGIGVKLQKIYDRRTILANLAGFGYSTMVTIAPMFVVIGNVMLMSHFLGYETVGYARRGLFSGTVLYIFIFSLLVAAPFNAVLSRYMSDIIYEEKYEDILPCYDVGLFLNICFGCLFAIPFCVREYLKGQVDLVFVFTGFCGFISLLLVFYSMLYLSICKDYQKISLFFLMGMAAAFGLAWLLVKVFHRDIIYSMLLSLTIGFFLTAAISAATIKSYFKRNSRQYRKVLHYFKIYWHLIATNLLYTLGLYIHNFIFWTTDLKMTVAHTFVYAPAYDMATCLAMFTNLSSTIIFISRVEMHFHERYKAYSEAVIGGRWEDINNAKNRMFRQLASELMNLVRIQFIVSVVLYLLCVIFLPGMGFSGLVMQIYPCLAAGYFILFLLYAELIFLYYFNDMTGALLTAVCFCLGTFFGTLFSKQLPDIWYGAGLVMGSFLGFTVGYFRLRWVERHMDVHIFCQGELFKIKRGRKPSAKSYDRKEGIKA; this is translated from the coding sequence ATGGCAGGAATAGGCGTAAAACTTCAGAAAATTTATGACAGGCGCACGATCCTTGCAAATCTGGCAGGATTCGGTTACAGTACCATGGTCACGATCGCACCCATGTTTGTCGTGATCGGAAATGTGATGTTAATGAGCCATTTTCTTGGATACGAGACAGTAGGGTATGCGAGAAGAGGATTATTTTCAGGCACGGTACTTTATATTTTTATATTTTCCCTGCTGGTTGCGGCACCGTTTAATGCTGTATTATCGAGATATATGTCCGATATTATTTATGAGGAAAAGTACGAAGATATCCTGCCATGTTATGATGTCGGATTATTTTTAAATATTTGTTTCGGGTGTCTGTTTGCAATCCCGTTCTGTGTCAGAGAGTATCTGAAGGGGCAGGTGGATCTGGTGTTTGTGTTTACCGGGTTTTGCGGCTTTATATCGCTTCTTCTGGTATTTTATTCCATGCTGTATCTGTCGATCTGCAAGGACTATCAGAAAATATCATTATTTTTCCTGATGGGTATGGCAGCGGCATTTGGGCTTGCGTGGCTGCTCGTGAAAGTGTTTCACAGGGACATCATATACAGCATGCTTCTTTCACTTACGATCGGATTTTTCCTGACGGCGGCGATATCAGCGGCAACGATTAAGAGTTATTTTAAAAGGAACAGCCGCCAGTACCGCAAGGTGCTTCATTATTTCAAAATTTACTGGCACCTTATTGCGACAAACCTATTGTATACGTTAGGATTGTATATACATAATTTTATATTCTGGACGACGGACTTAAAGATGACGGTGGCACATACGTTTGTCTATGCGCCTGCATATGATATGGCGACCTGTCTGGCAATGTTTACGAATCTTTCGTCGACCATCATTTTTATCAGCCGCGTGGAAATGCATTTTCATGAGAGGTACAAGGCATATTCGGAGGCTGTTATCGGTGGCAGATGGGAAGATATCAATAATGCAAAAAACAGAATGTTCCGCCAGCTTGCATCTGAACTTATGAATCTTGTGAGAATCCAGTTTATTGTCTCGGTCGTGCTTTATCTGCTCTGTGTGATATTTTTGCCGGGAATGGGCTTTTCAGGACTTGTGATGCAGATTTATCCGTGTCTTGCAGCCGGTTACTTTATTCTTTTTTTGCTGTATGCGGAACTGATTTTTCTGTATTATTTTAATGATATGACAGGAGCACTTTTAACGGCGGTCTGCTTTTGTCTGGGTACGTTTTTTGGAACGCTGTTTTCAAAACAGCTTCCTGATATCTGGTATGGTGCAGGACTTGTCATGGGAAGTTTCCTTGGCTTTACCGTCGGATATTTCAGGCTTCGCTGGGTGGAACGCCATATGGATGTACATATTTTCTGCCAGGGTGAATTGTTTAAGATAAAGCGGGGAAGAAAACCTTCCGCAAAAAGTTATGACAGAAAAGAGGGGATAAAAGCATGA